The nucleotide window GGCAGATAGCTGCGGCTGGCGGGCCAGGTGACGTTATCCAGGTTGCGCAGGGAAATCAGAACCGCCTGCGGACGATGCTCGGTCAGAGCCGCGGCCACGGCGGCCTTCGGTTCCTGCTCCAGGCAGAGGTCGATCGCAGCCAGGTTGTGGCCTGCCCGGATCAGGGGACTGGCCAGGAAAGCCAGCCCGATCGGAAAGACCGGATAGGGGTCGCGCTCGCGATTGGCCGAGATCAGCAGGATCTTCACGACACTTCGGCCTCCAGCCAGTCGGTCATGGCCCTGACGCGTTCTTCGACCTCCGGCGGCATCCGGAACTGCAGCACGCCGTTCAGGTCGGTCAGGACATGGGTGGTTACGCCACTGGCCAGTCTGCGGCCGGTGCCGGTAACGATCTCGTTGACGAAGATCAGTGTGGCGGTGTCACTGGGACGCAGACTGGTGCGCACGATGATCTCGTCCTTGAAGCGGGCCGGGCTGTGATATTTCACCTCCAGGCCGACGACCGGGCCAAGATACCCTGCCTCCGACAGTTGGGCTGCGTCAAGCCCGAAACGCCCCGCCAGATCGTTGCGCCCCACCTCCATCCAGGCCACATAGTGCCCGTGCCAGGCGACCTGATAAGCGTCGACTTCGTTGAAACGCACGGTGAGAAGGGTCTCGTGATATCTCATGATTGACTGTCGATCCATCGGTTGAATTTGCTGAGGGCGGCTCCCTGCCCGACCTCATGAAAATCGGTGGCGCCGAGGCGGCGCAGGGAGCGGTAGCTGCGTTCCCAGAAAACCGGGCGGCAGAGTTCTTCCAGCAGGAACTGCGGGATCTCTTCCGCCGAGAGCAGACGCTGCCGCAGGTGGTCCACCAGCGGGATCACCGGTTCGCTGAAGCCATAGTCGCCGATGATGACGCGCAGGTCCCCGGCGATCTGTTCGATCAGCGGGGTATGCAGCGGGGCATCGCAGGGGAAGACACCAACCGAGAAGGCCCCGGCTTCCCCGGCCTCGGCCGTTGCCGCCTCGATCCTGCGGCGTTCGCCCGCCAGCAGAAAATGGCGGGAGGTGTTATGGTTGGCGACATGCACGCCGTTGCGGCCGGCAATGTCTTCCAACGGATCCAGGGGCAGGCCGATCACGCTTCCCAAGGCATAGTCGCAGTGCGTTCCCATGCCTGCCAGGCAGCGGCCGATCCTGCCGGTCAGCTCCAGGGCATCGCCGCTGTCGATCGATCCGCAGGCAGCCAGGGCGGGATAGATGCCGAGGCTGTGCTCGGCCACGATATCCGGAAGTCTTCCCTGGCTCAGCAGGTGCTTGAAGCGATACAGGCTGACCGTAACGCCGAACAGCTGCAGCCGGACACTTTCCTTCAGCGCCGGATCGGCAAGGCTGTCATGGCGAGGATCGAAACCGGTACGGGTATGGCAGCACGCTGCCAGCTCGTCGAACAACAGGGAGTCCAGGGGCAGATCGGTGCGCGCCATGGGCTGCCCGGGAAACATGAAGCAGGTCATGCGCCCGGCACCTTGCGGCGGAGCGCA belongs to Geobacter sp. SVR and includes:
- a CDS encoding ACP S-malonyltransferase; protein product: MTCFMFPGQPMARTDLPLDSLLFDELAACCHTRTGFDPRHDSLADPALKESVRLQLFGVTVSLYRFKHLLSQGRLPDIVAEHSLGIYPALAACGSIDSGDALELTGRIGRCLAGMGTHCDYALGSVIGLPLDPLEDIAGRNGVHVANHNTSRHFLLAGERRRIEAATAEAGEAGAFSVGVFPCDAPLHTPLIEQIAGDLRVIIGDYGFSEPVIPLVDHLRQRLLSAEEIPQFLLEELCRPVFWERSYRSLRRLGATDFHEVGQGAALSKFNRWIDSQS
- a CDS encoding thioesterase family protein, which translates into the protein MRYHETLLTVRFNEVDAYQVAWHGHYVAWMEVGRNDLAGRFGLDAAQLSEAGYLGPVVGLEVKYHSPARFKDEIIVRTSLRPSDTATLIFVNEIVTGTGRRLASGVTTHVLTDLNGVLQFRMPPEVEERVRAMTDWLEAEVS